Within the Mumia flava genome, the region CGCGATGTCGGCCGCGTCCTGCGCGGCGTACAGCTCGAGGCCGACCGGGACCGGTGCGTCCGCGATCGTCCGGAGCCGCAAGAACGTCAGGTCGGCGTGCGTGTCCCACTGCGAGAAGGAGGTCAGCAGGGCGAGGAGGTACTCGCGCAGGGCCACGCCGTTCGGCTCCGCCTCCAGCTCGAAGTCGCTCGCCACCGCGTACTGCGCCTCCGAGACCCACGAGGCGCGCTCCTCGGCGCTCCACCCGCCACCGGGCCCGGTCAGCCATACGGCGACGTCCGGACGGACCTCGACCTCGGGTCGCGGGTCCGCCGGGTCGCTCGGACCACCTGCTGCACTCTCCACCCCGCGCACTCTAGATCCTGCGAGGCCCACCGGGTCACCCACGGCTCGCTCTCGGTAACAGTCGGGTGAAGACCGCGCCCGCACCCTAGGGATCGAACCGCTCCAGGAGTAGCGTGCCGTCCGGTTTCCCTTTCCGAAATCCCTACCGATCTGGCCGCGAATGCCCGTGAATTATCGCGGCGCGGCCCGACTTGACGCGAGGAGTTACGACGTGAAGAAGTATCGCGCAGCGGCCGCAATCGCCGGCGCTGCTGCTCTCACCCTCGGTGTGGGCGCGTGCGGGGCAGGCAACGACGGATCGGACCCGGACTCAGGATCCGACTCCCTCGTCCTCGGCACGACCGACAAGGTGGTCTCCATCGACCCGGCGGGAGCGTACGACAACGGCTCGCTGATGGTGCAGACCCAGGTCTACCAGTACCTCCTGAACTTCCCGGAGGGCGCCGACTCACCGCAGCCCGACGCAGCCGAGTCGTGCGACTTCGACACCCCGACGACCTACACCTGCACGCTGAAGGACGGGCTGACCTTCGCCAACGGCAACCCGCTGACGGCCGAGTCGGTCGCGTTCTCCTTCCAGCGGATCGTCGACATCGACGACCCGAACGGGCCTGCGTCGCTGCTCACCAACATGGCGAGCGTCGAGGCGACCGACGACACGACCGTCGTCTTCACCCTCAAGACCCCGAACGACCAGACCTTCCCGCAGGTCCTCGTCACCTCGGCCGGCCCGATCGTCGACGAGTCGGTCTACCCGGCGGACGCGGTGCTGTCCGACGAGGAGGCCGTCGAGGCCCAGGGCTTCTCCGGCCCGTACACGATCGGCTCGTACGAGAAGAACCAGCTCGCCGAGTTCGAGGCCAACGACGACTACGACGGCGCGTACAACGCCGCCCAGATCCCGCAGGTCACGATCAAGTACTACGCGGACGCGAACAACCTCAAGCTCGACATCGAGAAGCAGAACATCGACGTCGCGTGGCGCTCGCTGTCGCCCACCGACATCGAGAGCCTCGAGGACACCGACGGCGTCACGGTGCACACCGGGGCCGGCGGCGAGCTGCGCTACATCGTGTTCAACCTGAAGACGATGCCGGGCGCGGACGACGCCCAGAAGCTGGCCGTGCGCCAGGCGGCGGCGTCGCTGGTGGACCGCCAGGCGATCTCCGAGCAGGTCTACAAGGGCACCTACGTCCCGGCGTACTCGGTCATCCCCGAGGGTCTGCCGGGCGCGACGACCCCGTTCGAGGAGCTGTACGGCTCCGCACCGGACGCGGACGCGGCGGCGAAGTACCTCTCCGACGCCGGCGTCTCGACACCGGTCGAGCTGAACCTGCAGTACAACCCCGACCACTACGGCTCCAGCTCGGACCAGGAGTACAACGAGGTCAAGCGTCAGCTCGAGGAGTCCGGGCTGTTCACGGTCAACCTCCAGTCGACCGAGTGGACCACCTACTCCGAGGAGCGCGTCGCCGACGCCTACCCGGCGTACCAGCTCGGCTGGTTCCCGGACTTCCCCGACGCCGACAACTACCTCACGCCGTTCTTCGCGCCGAACAACTTCCTCCAGTCGCACTACGAGGACCCCGCGATGACGAAGCTGCTCGACGCCGAGCGGACGGAGTCCGACCCGGCGACGCGCGAGGACCTGATGGGCCAGGCACAGCAGATGGTGGCCGAGCAGCTGCCGATCCTCCCGCTGCTGTCGGGCGCTCAGGTCGCGGTCGCGACCGACGAGGTGCAGGGGGTGGAGAACACGCTCGACGCCGCGTTCAAGTTCCGCCTCACCTCGCTGTCCAAGTGATCAGCGGTCCCGTCGGGCTCGACGGGACCCGATGAGCCCGGGCGGGCCGCGGCACCGGTCGCGGCCCGCCCGGGCCTGCCAGCGCACGAGCCCCGTACGGGATCGTCGTCCGCACATCAGTCGTAAGAAGGGAGCGGTGCCTCATGGCGACCGCCGAGACGTTCTCGGTGCCGGACCGGCCCCAGAGCCCCGAGCCGCAGACCCGCAGACGCGGAGGGCTCAGTCCGCTGGCCCGCTACTTCCTGGTCCGGGTCCTCCTCGTGATCCCGATGATGTTCATCCTCGTGACGTTCGTCTTCCTCCTGATGCGGGTGATCGGCGACCCGATCACCGCCGCCCAGGGCGGGCGGCTCTCGCCCGAGCAGATCGCGGAGCGCAAGGCGCAGGCCGGGCTCGACGCCCCGCTGCTGCAGCAGTACTGGGACTACCTGACCGGCATCCTCCACGGCGACTTCGGCACCGCGATGACCGACGGCCGCGAGATCTCCGACGTGCTCGTCGTGAACGGGGCCGCGACGCTCGAGCTCGCGTTCTGGGCGTTGATCATCGCGTTCGGCGTCGGCGTGCCGCTGGGGCGGATGGCGGCGCGCAACCGCGACCGCTGGCCGGACGCCGCGCTGCGGCTGTTCTCGATCCTCGTCTACGCCACACCCGTCTTCTTCCTCGGACTGCTGCTCAAGCTCGCGTTCGTCCCGCTGGGGCTCCCGGTCGCCGGTCGCGCGAGCACGTCGACCGAGCTGGCGCTGCAGGACGTCGACCCCCAGACGCACATCATGATCATCGACGCGATCCTCTGGGGAGACCCCGCGTACGTCGGCGACGTCCTCCTGCACGCGATCCTGCCGGCGCTCGCGCTCGGGCTGCTCACCAGCGGCGTGTTCCTGCGGCTGGTCCGGGTGAACCTGATCCAGACGCAGCGCGCCGACTACGTCACCGCCGCCCGCGCCCGCGGCGTGACCGAGCGCCGGGTGGAGCGCAAGCACGCCTTCCGCAACGCGCTCGTCCCCGTGGTCACGGTGATGGGTCTCCAGGTGGCCCTGCTCCTCAGCGGTGCCGTCCTCACCGAGACCACCTTCGAGTGGCAGGGCATCGGCTACACGCTCGCCCAGTACCTGATCAAGCGCGACTTCATCGCCGTGCAGGGCATCGTGACGGTGATCGCGCTCGTCGTCGCGCTCGCGAGCCTCGTCATCGACGTGATCGTCGCCTTCGTGGACCCCCGGGTCCGGTTCTGAGGAGGATCCCGTGCGCTCCCTGATCGTCTCGACCCGCGGCCTCCAGCGGGCCATGCTCCTGGTCGGAATCACCCTCGTCGTCCTGTTCGTCGTCCTCGCCGTGTTCGCGCCGTGGATCGCTCCGTACGGCTTCAACCAGACCGGCGTCGACGGCGTCCGGTTCGGCACGCAGCAACCCCCGTCGGCACAGAACTGGTGGGGGACGACCGTCGGCGGCCAGGACGTCTTCTCCCGCGTGATCTACGGCGCCCGTACGGCGGTGTCGGTGATCGTGCTGGCGGTGACGCTGTCGCTGTCGGTCGGGGTGCCGCTCGGGCTGCTGTCGGGCTATCTCGGCGGCACGCTCGACCGTGCGCTCGTGCTCGTCACCGACGCGCTGTACGCGTTCCCGTCGCTGCTGCTCGCGATCGTCGTGTCGATCGTCCTCGCCGGGGGATCGTCGGGGGTCGTGGGCGGCATCCTCGCGGCGGCGATCTCGATCACGGTCGTGTTCATCCCGCAGTACTTCCGGGTCGTACGCAACGCGACGCTCGCCGTGAAGGCCGAGCCGTACGTCGACGCTGCGCGGGTGATCGGGACCCGGACCCCGCGGATCCTGTTCGGGCACGTCCTGTCGAACGTCCGCCAGACGGTTCCCGTGATCGCGACCCTGAACGCCTCCGAGGCGATCCTCACGCTCGCCGGCCTCGGGTTCCTGGGCTTCGGGATCGAGCCCTCGTCGGCCGCGGAGTGGGGCTACGACCTGAACAAGGCCATGCCGGACGCCACGAACGGCATCTGGTGGACCGGTGTGTTCCCGGGTCTGGCGATCGTGCTCATGGTGATCGGCGTGACGCTGGTCGGCGAGAGCCTCAACGACGTCCTCAACCCGATGCTGCGCACGCGGACCGGTTCTGTCACGACGGCCGACGAGGAGGAGGTCGAGCGCGAGTACGCGCAGGCCGTCACGTCGTCCGGGCTGGACGAGGCGGAGCTCGACGACGCGGCGCGGATCGACCCGGACGTACGGCGGGTCGCGGCGCTCAGCCTGACCGACCTGGCCGTGAGCTTCCGCACCGACGCCGAGCCGGTGCGCGCCGTGGACCGGATCAGCTTCGACGTGGCGCCCGGCGAGGTCGTCGCGGTCGTGGGCGAGTCCGGGTCCGGCAAGTCCGTGAGCTCGCGGGCCGTCCTGGGCCTGCTGCCTGCGACCGCCGAGGTCTCGGGGTCCGCGACGATCCGCAGCGAGGAGGGCGAGGTGACCGAGCTCCTCGGGCTCCCGCCGCGACGGCTCCGGACCATCCGGGGGCGGCGGATCGCCATGATCTTCCAGGAGCCGGGCACGGCGCTCGACCCCGTCCGTACGATCGGCTGGCAGATCGTGGAGACGCTGCGCGCTCACACGCAGCTGTCCCGCACGGACGCGCAGGCGCGCGCGGTCGAGCTGCTCGAGCTGGTCGGGCTCCCCGATCCCGAGGACCGCGTCGACTACTACCCGCACCAGCTGTCGGGCGGTCAGAAGCAACGCGTGATGATCGCGATGGCGATCGCGCTGGAGCCCGACGTGATCATCGCCGACGAGCCCACGACCGCCCTCGACGTCACCGTCCAGGCGGCGATCATCGAGCTCCTCCTCGACCTGCGTGAGCGGCTGGGCACGGCGATCGTGCTGATCACCCACAACATGGGCGTCGTCGCCGACATGGCCGACCGTGCGGTCGTGATGTATCGCGGCCGCATCATCGAGCAGGCTCCGACCGACCGGCTCTTCGCCGCACCGAGGCACCCGTACACGCGCCGGCTGCTCGGCGCCGTGCCGCACCTCGGCCACGGCACCGGGGGACCCGACGTCGCCGAGGACGCGCCGCCGGTGCTGACCACCAGCGGTCTCGTGGTGGAGTTCCGAGGCGGCCTGGGACGACCGGACTTCCGCGCGGTCGACGACGTCGACCTGCAGATCCGACGCGGCGAGGTGCTCGGGCTGGTCGGCGAGTCGGGGTCCGGCAAGTCGACCCTGGGCCGGGTGGCGGTGGGCCTCCAGAAGCCCACCGCCGGCACGGTCACCGTCGCCGGCACCGACATCGGCGGGATGTCCGACCGCGCGCTGCGGGACCTGCGGGGACGTTTCGGGTTCGTCTTCCAGGACCCGGCCGCGTCGCTCAACCCCCACATGACGATCAGCGACTGCGTGGCCGAGCCGCTGCGCGTCCAGAGCGGGCTCTCCGACACGCAGCGCCGGGCGAAGGTCGCCGCGCTGCTCGAGCGGGTCGAGCTCCCGCCGGCCTTCGCGCGGCGCTACCCGCACGAGCTCTCGGGGGGACAGCGCCAGCGGGTGAGTCTGGCGCGGGCCCTCGCGCTCGATCCCGACCTCCTGATCGCCGACGAGCCGACCTCGGCGCTCGACGTGTCGGTCCAGGCGACCGTCCTCGACCTGT harbors:
- a CDS encoding ABC transporter substrate-binding protein; this encodes MKKYRAAAAIAGAAALTLGVGACGAGNDGSDPDSGSDSLVLGTTDKVVSIDPAGAYDNGSLMVQTQVYQYLLNFPEGADSPQPDAAESCDFDTPTTYTCTLKDGLTFANGNPLTAESVAFSFQRIVDIDDPNGPASLLTNMASVEATDDTTVVFTLKTPNDQTFPQVLVTSAGPIVDESVYPADAVLSDEEAVEAQGFSGPYTIGSYEKNQLAEFEANDDYDGAYNAAQIPQVTIKYYADANNLKLDIEKQNIDVAWRSLSPTDIESLEDTDGVTVHTGAGGELRYIVFNLKTMPGADDAQKLAVRQAAASLVDRQAISEQVYKGTYVPAYSVIPEGLPGATTPFEELYGSAPDADAAAKYLSDAGVSTPVELNLQYNPDHYGSSSDQEYNEVKRQLEESGLFTVNLQSTEWTTYSEERVADAYPAYQLGWFPDFPDADNYLTPFFAPNNFLQSHYEDPAMTKLLDAERTESDPATREDLMGQAQQMVAEQLPILPLLSGAQVAVATDEVQGVENTLDAAFKFRLTSLSK
- a CDS encoding ABC transporter permease, encoding MATAETFSVPDRPQSPEPQTRRRGGLSPLARYFLVRVLLVIPMMFILVTFVFLLMRVIGDPITAAQGGRLSPEQIAERKAQAGLDAPLLQQYWDYLTGILHGDFGTAMTDGREISDVLVVNGAATLELAFWALIIAFGVGVPLGRMAARNRDRWPDAALRLFSILVYATPVFFLGLLLKLAFVPLGLPVAGRASTSTELALQDVDPQTHIMIIDAILWGDPAYVGDVLLHAILPALALGLLTSGVFLRLVRVNLIQTQRADYVTAARARGVTERRVERKHAFRNALVPVVTVMGLQVALLLSGAVLTETTFEWQGIGYTLAQYLIKRDFIAVQGIVTVIALVVALASLVIDVIVAFVDPRVRF
- a CDS encoding dipeptide ABC transporter ATP-binding protein, giving the protein MRSLIVSTRGLQRAMLLVGITLVVLFVVLAVFAPWIAPYGFNQTGVDGVRFGTQQPPSAQNWWGTTVGGQDVFSRVIYGARTAVSVIVLAVTLSLSVGVPLGLLSGYLGGTLDRALVLVTDALYAFPSLLLAIVVSIVLAGGSSGVVGGILAAAISITVVFIPQYFRVVRNATLAVKAEPYVDAARVIGTRTPRILFGHVLSNVRQTVPVIATLNASEAILTLAGLGFLGFGIEPSSAAEWGYDLNKAMPDATNGIWWTGVFPGLAIVLMVIGVTLVGESLNDVLNPMLRTRTGSVTTADEEEVEREYAQAVTSSGLDEAELDDAARIDPDVRRVAALSLTDLAVSFRTDAEPVRAVDRISFDVAPGEVVAVVGESGSGKSVSSRAVLGLLPATAEVSGSATIRSEEGEVTELLGLPPRRLRTIRGRRIAMIFQEPGTALDPVRTIGWQIVETLRAHTQLSRTDAQARAVELLELVGLPDPEDRVDYYPHQLSGGQKQRVMIAMAIALEPDVIIADEPTTALDVTVQAAIIELLLDLRERLGTAIVLITHNMGVVADMADRAVVMYRGRIIEQAPTDRLFAAPRHPYTRRLLGAVPHLGHGTGGPDVAEDAPPVLTTSGLVVEFRGGLGRPDFRAVDDVDLQIRRGEVLGLVGESGSGKSTLGRVAVGLQKPTAGTVTVAGTDIGGMSDRALRDLRGRFGFVFQDPAASLNPHMTISDCVAEPLRVQSGLSDTQRRAKVAALLERVELPPAFARRYPHELSGGQRQRVSLARALALDPDLLIADEPTSALDVSVQATVLDLFGELQRELGFACLFITHDLAVVDAVANRVAVMRGGRIVEEGSRADVLRNPREDYTRQLIAAAPVPDPAEQRRRRAERGSLLSDVD